The Brassica napus cultivar Da-Ae chromosome C7, Da-Ae, whole genome shotgun sequence genome has a segment encoding these proteins:
- the LOC106432745 gene encoding GATA transcription factor 20 — MMGYQTNSNFSMFFSLENDDQNNQDYDSYNNPSSSTSVDCTLSLGTPSTRLDDHRRYSSASSNMTGDYFYHGGSAKTTSYKKGGGDHNLPRRCATCDTTSTPLWRNGPKGPKSLCNACGIRFKKEERRAAARNSITSGGGSSAAEIPAGGNYYNHHHYASSSPSWAHPNTQRVQYFSPAPEMEYPFVDDATAASFLSWN; from the exons ATGATGGGATACCAAACAAACTCTAATTTCTCCATGTTTTTTTCCTTGGAAAATGACGACCAAAATAATCAAGATTATGATTCTTATAACAATCCGTCTTCATCAACTTCTGTTGATTGCACTCTTTCACTTGGAACACCGTCCACTCGTCTCGACGACCACCGGAGATATTCTTCCGCTAGTTCTAACATGACCGGTGATTACTTCTATCACGGAGGAAGCGCTAAAACGACGTCGTACAAGAAGGGCGGCGGTGATCACAACTTACCTCGCCGTTGTGCTACCTGCGACACAACTTCTACTCCTTTATGGAGAAACGGACCAAAAGGACCCAAg TCGTTATGCAATGCGTGTGGAATCCGATTCAAGAAGGAAGAGAGGCGTGCAGCCGCCAGAAACTCAATAACCTCCGGTGGTGGTTCATCAGCGGCGGAAATTCCGGCTGGTGGAAACTATTACAATCATCATCACTATGCTTCGTCGTCGCCGTCATGGGCTCATCCGAACACACAAAGAGTTCAGTACTTCTCGCCGGCGCCGGAGATGGAATATCCGTTCGTTGATGACGCCACGGCTGCCTCCTTTCTGTCCTGGAACTGA
- the LOC125589904 gene encoding uncharacterized protein LOC125589904 produces MYFTRDYTFHTYEYCRQRATSNYGICVKGETNFYRILTEINEVEFPRILKLKCVLFKCKWFHPVVSRGVRFNKFGVVDVNGGRRYNKFEPFILASQANQVSFLPYPRMRESRINWLAVTKLHLEDESSVEKNHHCKKNIYMKSGNPNTKLMTSFSLIRIIMSTKILPTMPQTKLLKMSLMKMMMILVMARMSMYPIDVFVFNKIDFQT; encoded by the exons atgtatttcacacgagactatacttttcacacatatgagtattgTAGAcaacgggcgaccagtaactatggaatatgtgtgaaaggggaaacaaatTTCTAcaggatcttgacggagattaatgaagtcgaattcccaaggatactgaagctgaaatgcgtcctcttcaaatgtaaATGGTTCCACCCCGTCGTCAgcagaggtgttcggtttaacaaattcggtgtagttgatgtcaatggtggacgaag gtacaacaaattcgagcctttcatcttagcttcacaagcaaaccaagttagcttccttccataccctcggatgagagaatcaagaataaattggttagccgtgacaaagttacacctcgaggacgaatcatcagtggagaagaaccaccattgcaagaagaacatatATATGAAGTCGGGGAACCCGAACacgaaattgatgacatccttctcattgatccgcataatcatgagtacgaagatcttaccgacgatgccacagacgaagctgttgaagatgagtttaatgaaaatgatgatgattcTAGTGATGGcaagaatgtcgatgtatccgattgatgtatttgtttttaataagattgattttcagacttaa
- the LOC125590368 gene encoding uncharacterized protein LOC125590368, translated as MHQLLQGQQIQGKALNQVTTKINTRMDNMFTELNSKYDVVASHIRQMDVQIAQTAETTKRQQGTLPGKTDKNPKDYNAVELRSGRHLSDPVPKKLTAQEKGKQKEGEQPPLEDVHEDHEPEQPTAAEPIAPTTQDQYVPTRVYIPKVPYPVPAKKSRKDCEEMKCKKMLEKLNVKFSLMDAIQMIPSMRSLVKGLISGKTSADSDIMMVSKECSAVLQNRTIRKLEDPGKFVLSDQIGKTVFACSLCDLGSSVNLMPYSVAKRMGLTNFKPTRISLVVADRSVKLSVGVLEDLQVQIGDTIVPADFVVLELEDEPKDPLILGRPFLCTAGAIIDVRNWRIDLQLGDIVMKFEMDELLKRPMLDGQNFTVSDENAALTPQQGMIEEILADDPLEVALIRVKSEQNTCNVDADGYKKMLNLCEIIEKTVAFLSLGETSN; from the coding sequence ATGCATCAACTTCTGCAAGGTCAACAGATTCAAGGAAAAGCACTGAATCAGGTTACAACCAAGATAAACACTCGGATGGACAACATGTTCACAGAATTGAATTCCAAATACGATGTTGTAGCAAGCCACATAAGGCAGATGGACGTTCAGATTGCTCAAACTGCTGAAACAACAAAAAGGCAACAGGGAACACTCCCAGGGAAAACAGACAAGAATCCCAAGGACTATAACGCAGTCGAGCTGAGAAGTGGAAGACATCTATCAGATCCAGTCCCCAAGAAGCTCACTGCTCAAGAGAAGGGAAAACAGAAAGAGGGAGAACAACCTCCGCTTGAGGATGTCCACGAAGACCATGAACCGGAACAGCCAACAGCCGCAGAACCAATAGCTCCCACGACGCAAGATCAATATGTACCTACTCGCGTCTACATTCCAAAAGTTCCCTACCCAGTCCCTGCTAAGAAATCACGCAAGGATTGCGAAGAGATGAAGTGCAAAAAGATGCTTGAAAAGTTGAATGTCAAATTCTCTCTCATGGACGCTATTCAAATGATTCCTTCAATGCGCAGTCTTGTGAAAGGGCTGATCTCCGGGAAGACTTCTGCAGACAGCGACATCATGATGGTCTCGAAAGAATGCAGTGCAGTCCTTCAAAACAGAACAATCAGGAAATTGGAAGATCCTGGAAAATTTGTCCTATCTGATCAGATTGGAAAGACAGTCTTCGCTTGTTCTTTATGCGATCTGGGTTCCAGTGTGAATCTCATGCCCTACTCAGTTGCAAAACGCATGGGACTAACCAACTTCAAGCCAACCAGGATTTCTTTGGTAGTCGCAGACAGATCAGTCAAGTTGTCAGTAGGTGTTCTTGAAGATCTACAAGTTCAAATTGGTGACACCATTGTTCCGGCAGACTTCGTGGTTCTAGAGCTCGAAGATGAACCAAAAGACCCTCTCATTCTGGGCCGACCTTTCCTGTGCACAGCTGGTGCAATCATTGATGTCCGCAACTGGAGGATTGATCTCCAACTAGGAGATATTGTGATGAAGTTCGAGATGGATGAGCTTCTCAAACGACCTATGCTAGATGGTCAGAACTTCACGGTTAGCGACGAGAATGCCGCTTTGACCCCTCAACAAGGGATGATCGAAGAAATCCTCGCAGATGATCCTTTGGAAGTAGCCCTGATACGAGTAAAGTCTGAGCAGAACACGTGCAACGTTGATGCTGACGGATACAAAAAGATGCTAAACTTGTGCGAAATCATCGAGAAGACGGTCGCTtttctaagtctgggggaaacGAGCAATTAG